One Halanaerobium hydrogeniformans genomic window, TATGAACTTTTTCTCCCTTAACCGTCATTTTTACCACAGCTTCGGAGTGAGTTTGATCACCCCTGTTATTACTGTAGGTTCTAAAATCATCGATTTCATAAAATGATTTATAGCCTTTAAATTCTCTAAAAGCTAAAAGGATTAGAGAAGCCTCTGCTCCTTCAAACTGATAACCCTGATTTTCAAGTTTCTTAACCCGTTTGATCAGTTTTTTAATCATCTCATTTGAGAAATCATCTAAGTTAAAACCCAGTTCTTTGAGCTTATATTTTAAATTGCTTTTTCCAGCCAGCTCTGATACAAGTACCCGTCTCTCATTACCAACCAGTTCTGGTTCGATATGCTCATAGGTATTAGGATTTTTACGAACCGCACTTACATGGATTCCACCTTTATGGGTAAAAGCACTTTTACCTACATAAGGCTTATTATTCCTGGGAATCAAATTAGCGGTTTCAGTTACAAAAAAGTAGAGTGGTTTTAACTGCTTAAGCTGTTCATCAGAAACCAATCTTTCTCCATACTTAAGCTGAAGACTGGGTATGATACTGCAGAGATCTGCATTACCACAGCGTTCACCTAAACCACCAACTGTACCCTGAAAATGAACCGCTCCTTCTTCGTAAGCTGCCAGTGAATTGGCTGTAGCCAGGTTGCCATCATTATGAGCATGAATTCCTAAGTCAATATTAACATGCTCTTTAACCTCTTTCATGATTTTTGTTACCTGACTGGGCAGCATTCCTCCATTTGTATCACATAAGACCAGAACCTCAGCTCCTGCATCTTCAGCAGCCTTTAAGGTTCTTAAGGCATATTCTGGATTGTTTACATAACCATCAAAGAAATGTTCAGCATCATAGATAACCTTAAGTCCCTCTGATCTTAAAAAGTTAATCGTATCTGTAATCATATTAACATTTTCTTCTAGAGGAACCTCCAGGGCTTCAGTAACATGAAAATCCCATGATTTAGCAAAGATGGTAACATACTTAACCCCCGAATTAACCAATTTTAAAATATTGGGGTCTTCACTTGCCTTCATATTGGCTCTTCTTGTTGAACTGAAAGCTGTAATTTCGGCATGTTCAAATTCCATATTTTGAGCTTCTCTGAAAAAGGCCTCATCTTTTGGATTTGAGCCAGGCCAGCCACCTTCGATAAAATCAATCCCGAAACGATCCAGCTGTCTTGCAATTCTTAACTTGTCATCTAGGGATAAGGAAACCCCTTCTCCCTGTGACCCATCTCTTAAAGTTGTATCATAAGTTTTTAATCCCACTCTGCATCATTCTCACCTTCCTCATTTGTTTTGATTGACTGAACTAAATAGTCGCCAACTTCATCAGTGCTGAGATCCCCTCCTATATCACCTGTAATCATGTTCTTAGATAGGGCATCTACCACTGCAGCTTCTGTTTTTTGAGCCAGGTCTGGATAATCTAACTGCTGCAGCATCATTGCAGCAGCTAAAACAGCTGCCAGGGGATTGGCAATATTTTGTCCGGCAATATCCGGTGCACTTCCATGTACAGGTTCAAACATCGAAATGCTATCTGGATTGATATTACCTGAAACAGCCATTCCCATACCTCCCTGGATTTCAGCTCCCAGGTCGGTAATGATATCGCCAAAAATATTACAGGTTACGATTACATCAAAGATCTCAGGATTGCGGACCATTTTCATGGTAATCGCATCTACCAGATAATGTTCTTTAGCTACATCTGGATAATTTTCTCCCATCTCTTTAAAGGCACGCTGCCAGAGATTATGGGCATAGGTTAAAACATTACTCTTATCACAGACTGTTAATTTAGGTTTTCTACCATATTTTTGAGCGTAGTCAAAGGCATATTTAATAATTCTATCTACACCTTTGCGGGTAGAGATCATCTCCTGAGTAGCTACCTCATCAGGGGTATCTTTTTTGAGAAAACCTCCGATACCTGCATAAATACCTTCGGTATTTTCTCTTACAACTGTGAAGTTGATATCTTTGACACCTTTCCCTTTAAGTGGGGAAAATTCTTCTTTATATAATTTAATAGGACGCAGATTGATATATTGATCAAAATAAAAGCGGAGTTTAAGCAGAATACCCTTTTCTAAAAGACCTGGTTCAACTCTGGGATCACCCACAGCACCAAGATAAATTGCATCAAAGGTTTCCAGCTTATTTAACACCCCATCAGGCATAATTTCTCCTGTTCTGAGATATCTTTCTGCACCTAAATCGAACTTTTCAAATTTCAGACCTAAATCATGTTTATCATTAAAATAGTTCAGTACTTTAAGACCCTGTCTTGTTACTTCTTCTCCGATTCCATCACCGGGAATATAGGCAATATTACTCATTATACACCCACCTTCTTGATGTGCTCAATTAAGCCGCCATCTTTAATAATTTCCTGCATAAAAGGTGGAAATGCTTCTGCCTGATAACTTTCACCGGTTCTTAAGTTTTTAACTATTCCCTGATCAATGTCGACCTCAAGTGTATCTCCATTTTCGGTTGCCTCAACTGCTTCCTGGCATTCTAAAATTGGCAGCCCGATATTGATGGAATTACGATAAAAGATCCTGGCAAAACTTTCTGCTACCACACAGGATACCCCGGCATATTTAATAGCCAGTGGGGCATGTTCTCTGGAACTACCTGAGCCAAAGTTCTTACCACCAACTATTATATCACCTTCTTCTACCTGTTCAGCAAAATCTGCATCAATATCTTCCATACAGTGAGCTGCAAGTACTTCAGGTGAGGAAGAAGTTAAATAACGGGCTGGAATAATTACATCTGTATCTACATTATCACCATATTTAAATACTTTTCCTTTTAATTTCATTATTTGATTACCTCCTCTGGAGCAGCAATAGATCCCTTAACTGCTGATGCAGCTGCAACTGCTGGACTTGCTAGATATACTTCACTTTGGGGTGAGCCCATTCTACCAACAAAATTACGGTTGGTTGTAGAGATGGCTCTTTCTCCTTCAGCCAAAATACCCATGTGTCCACCAAGACATGGTCCACAGGTTGGAGTACTGAAGGCAGCACCCGCATCAATAAAGATTTCTACTAAACCTTCATTAACAGCCTGTTTGTAGATATCCTGGGTTCCAGGGAAGATCAAACAGCGTACATCTGGATGTATTTTATTACCTTCCAGAATCTTAGCTGCTGCTCTCAGGTCTTCAATCCTACCATTTGTACAGGAACCGATTACTGACTGATGGATCTTAACCTCGCCAGCTTCACTAACTCCCCTTGTATTATCCGGCAGACTTGGGAAAGCAACCTGAGGTTCTATTTTACTTACATCAATCTCTATTACCTCTTCATATTCTGCATCTTCATCACTCTTATAGATAGTATAATCTCTAACCGCTCTATC contains:
- a CDS encoding 3-isopropylmalate dehydrogenase, coding for MSNIAYIPGDGIGEEVTRQGLKVLNYFNDKHDLGLKFEKFDLGAERYLRTGEIMPDGVLNKLETFDAIYLGAVGDPRVEPGLLEKGILLKLRFYFDQYINLRPIKLYKEEFSPLKGKGVKDINFTVVRENTEGIYAGIGGFLKKDTPDEVATQEMISTRKGVDRIIKYAFDYAQKYGRKPKLTVCDKSNVLTYAHNLWQRAFKEMGENYPDVAKEHYLVDAITMKMVRNPEIFDVIVTCNIFGDIITDLGAEIQGGMGMAVSGNINPDSISMFEPVHGSAPDIAGQNIANPLAAVLAAAMMLQQLDYPDLAQKTEAAVVDALSKNMITGDIGGDLSTDEVGDYLVQSIKTNEEGENDAEWD
- the cimA gene encoding citramalate synthase, which encodes MGLKTYDTTLRDGSQGEGVSLSLDDKLRIARQLDRFGIDFIEGGWPGSNPKDEAFFREAQNMEFEHAEITAFSSTRRANMKASEDPNILKLVNSGVKYVTIFAKSWDFHVTEALEVPLEENVNMITDTINFLRSEGLKVIYDAEHFFDGYVNNPEYALRTLKAAEDAGAEVLVLCDTNGGMLPSQVTKIMKEVKEHVNIDLGIHAHNDGNLATANSLAAYEEGAVHFQGTVGGLGERCGNADLCSIIPSLQLKYGERLVSDEQLKQLKPLYFFVTETANLIPRNNKPYVGKSAFTHKGGIHVSAVRKNPNTYEHIEPELVGNERRVLVSELAGKSNLKYKLKELGFNLDDFSNEMIKKLIKRVKKLENQGYQFEGAEASLILLAFREFKGYKSFYEIDDFRTYSNNRGDQTHSEAVVKMTVKGEKVHIAAEGDGPVNALDNCFRKALISFYPEITETKLIDYKVRVLNGNDGTAAKVRVLIETADLEKSWTTIGVSTNIIQASWDALLDSIEYWLLIEDGLGYN
- the leuD gene encoding 3-isopropylmalate dehydratase small subunit, coding for MKLKGKVFKYGDNVDTDVIIPARYLTSSSPEVLAAHCMEDIDADFAEQVEEGDIIVGGKNFGSGSSREHAPLAIKYAGVSCVVAESFARIFYRNSINIGLPILECQEAVEATENGDTLEVDIDQGIVKNLRTGESYQAEAFPPFMQEIIKDGGLIEHIKKVGV